The Pseudomonas sp. MM223 genome segment CCGATTTGTCGTTCAGCGTAAGGCGCGGGGAGATCTGCGCCCTGATCGGGCCCAATGGCGCGGGCAAAAGCTCGCTGCTGAACATTCTCAACGGTGTCTACCGCGCCGATGCCGGCCAACTGTTCTTCGCCGAACAACCGCTGCGCCGCCCGCACCCGTTGACCGCCGCGCGGCTGGGCATTGGCCGCACGTTCCAGAACAACGCGCTGTTCAAGAAGATGAGCGTGCTCGACAACCTGCTGACCGGGTTGTCGCGCTTTCAGCGCAGTTTCTTCCTGGAGCAGGCGCTGGGGCTGCCACGCGCCCGCCGAGAGGCGCGAGCCTTCACTGAACGTGCTGAACAGGTGCTGGAGTTTCTTG includes the following:
- the cysA_1 gene encoding Sulfate/thiosulfate import ATP-binding protein CysA (*Name cysA_1) gives rise to the protein MSALLEVRNVSLSFKGVKAISDLSFSVRRGEICALIGPNGAGKSSLLNILNGVYRADAGQLFFAEQPLRRPHPLTAARLGIGRTFQNNALFKKMSVLDNLLTGLSRFQRSFFLEQALGLPRARREARAFTERAEQVLEFLELQAWRDVAVGSLPYGLQKRVGWAGR